In a genomic window of Dyadobacter fermentans DSM 18053:
- a CDS encoding DUF4199 domain-containing protein: MEEKTSTARVALKYGLVVAVVTMVYSTILYVAGLGSNRMLASLTYVFMIVAIVLAMKDFREKNGGFISYGEGLGLGSLTSAVLGLLSSAFTIFYLQFIDSNMLTQSLDQMREELEGKGMDDAQIEQAIEMSQKFMSPGIMFVTVILGYLVMGFIFSLIIAAIMRKEKPVFE, encoded by the coding sequence ATGGAAGAAAAAACCTCTACCGCTCGTGTTGCCTTGAAATATGGCCTCGTGGTCGCCGTTGTAACGATGGTGTATTCCACGATCCTGTATGTGGCCGGGCTCGGCTCGAACAGAATGCTGGCCTCGCTGACGTACGTGTTCATGATCGTCGCGATTGTGCTTGCCATGAAGGATTTTCGCGAGAAAAACGGAGGTTTTATCAGCTATGGCGAAGGGCTCGGGCTGGGCTCGCTCACTTCGGCGGTGCTGGGGCTGCTGAGTTCTGCATTCACTATTTTCTATCTGCAATTCATTGACTCTAACATGCTGACCCAAAGTCTAGACCAGATGCGCGAGGAGCTGGAAGGCAAGGGAATGGACGATGCGCAGATTGAGCAGGCGATCGAAATGTCCCAGAAATTCATGTCGCCCGGCATCATGTTTGTCACGGTGATTCTGGGCTACCTGGTGATGGGCTTCATTTTTTCGCTCATCATCGCGGCCATTATGCGCAAGGAAAAGCCGGTTTTTGAATAA
- the sov gene encoding T9SS outer membrane translocon Sov/SprA, which translates to MSSTIYSYLFKVLSISAGAVFLVNVSGGKGEPYSEQAEEWAIIADTLREDTTKKNIDRSGSQLIMRWKDYYSNRISEPRPRSPFYLREPNNISTNIILDSTGKISVTEKIQTPGAPAPGGANDAGVATPGAPAPGGPAPGISMPGGALNYRLPERMDLATYDKIQEERAFKSLLREYAGRQDGNSAMGARGLLPKLDLPPGLTKLLGDDFINFKPTGFVALDLGLMHQFLDNPAIPIRQRRNTQFIFNEQININFDAKLGDQLGFQTNFDTKANFNFENAIKLNYKNPEESFIRKIEAGNINWAINSQLIPGVQNLFGLKTDLQFGRLSATFVASQQKSSKERITLRGGAQSRDFELRADTYDENRNFFLSQYFRNIYESSLQNTPTITSGVTVTRLEVYVTNRTTTTESLRNVVGFADLGEPAPYRAGNPNVQPVRSTSPASNDANGLYKTLTGNNAFRQVDNANTAITGLGLEKTTDYELLRGAKRLIVDRDFTFHPQLGYISLTNALRNDEVLAVSYEYTLNGRAFKVGELTEDYQARKDNEVIALKLLKSSTIRNNTKLPMWDLMMKNIYTLGTSQIDKQGFQLRVIYKDDQTGIDNPNLQESSIANIPLVRLAGLDRLNPVNDIQPDGNFDFVEGITIDSKTGRIIFPVLEPFGSNLSRKFGPGEDVYRNKYVFNELYRTTMIDAQQVSERNKFFIKGSYQSSGGAEVQLPFGVLETSVTVTSGGVPLSPGSDYIVEAQIGRVRILNTSVLNSGREIVIEYERPDMFQNQIRTLVGTRLDYVANRNLSVGLTAIKYKERTAGFLSRVSIGNEPVNNTMLGFDVNFRKDAPFLTKWLDALPLIQTKEMSTIQFKGEFAKLLPGVSKDVNNRSLVDDFEAARTIYDLSRQPQKWRLAAVPTKFRDGYDGKNLNYGYKRAKISAYTVDNIFGGAQGLGGGYQPPANFNEKDRENYYERLYLPTDIFPKRPIAGLVTYPQQILDIAYFPNERGMYNYNTDLDQNGRMKNPRNNFGALSRAITSDNDFDNANIESIEFWVLDPFINDDNGKVRDGFSNVPNTTGGKLVFNLGDISEDVIPDERYNFENGLPLVPKQVGVNVDSTAWGYATKAQYLINAFSNEDGAREKQDVGLDGLTNEEERAFFKSFIDRLPANLTAEARAKILADPSGDDFQFFLGADLDSADLKVLERYKNYIGMENNSPESQGRSVDVTPASTNIPDGEDMNVDNTINDNESYYEYEIDLKPGQLEVGKGYIVDKTVNTKDNQNWYLFRVPIKEFTGVVGNMNGFKSIRFMRMYLTDFQQPVVLRFAQLQMVGQQYRKYTYNLDSPGLQEVPEPYDAKFTVGTVSIEENSQANNSANKYVYDMPPGWIRDLDNTQRPPLQLNEQSMSLCVTELRDGDSRAVFKNVNLDLLFRKRLRMYVHMQNEQSEDNMVGTFMRIGTDLTQNYYEIDLSALKATRPNQSAREEIWPEGNEINIALSDLINAKAQRNQQIDKNLSVPYTITTADGRYKLTVVGNPDLSAVKVMMIGVRNPKSVDERAKSFCIWVDEMHVEGFDDTGGMAAIAQLNAKLADFATLTASGRIETFGFGTVQQRIGERSRNFTSEYGFSSNIALDKLLPANWGFQIPLFVSYDRRNVKPHFDPLDPDTPLSTSLDNLRSDEERNGYRRMVEENAVKRGFNFSNVRKVKTKPGAKNHFYDFENFAFTYAFSDDKRRNILTQEYNQRAYKAGIAYMYASQPKAIEPFKKWKATGRWAEFIKEFNVTLLPNMVSLRTDVDRRFLKTQLRNADLTTDGMQPLYEKYFWFNRYYDFGWNLTRNMTLTYAASANSIIDEPEGDIDTGEKKDSLWTNFKKLGRIKNFDQKIDLTYRLPLDKIPVLDWMSADYKHSIGYQYQANALNLKDTTGLPFGDIIRNSRERGVTGKVDFVLLYNKLRYLKFANTPSVARKNFARSPGDIEDIDMRTTDVVKALTRALMTVRGINFSYSVLETTALPGYLRAPKYFGLDNANAPGLGFVLGQQDRNFQVKAAEKGWITKSQQQNMPFQQTIAKNFSANTTLEPFKDFRLIIEARLTRQDAYQEFYRPDSSGNFISQSPLRNGQFSMSFMSFRTAFAKMRRDNSSPVFDKFRAYRAILRDRLNAENNSGGEYNETSQDVLISSFFAAYTGKDPNTVRTNPFLKFPMPNWDLSYSGLSQLPAFKRFFSSFTLRHKYMSNYSVGNFTSSLDYEALYVNLAVTGYPLSSRLNDLGQYIPVFAMSTITLSEKFQPLVGVEVRTQSRVTARLEYNRDRTIALNLSNSQLAELFNQDITVNIGFTKNNVPLPFKINGVKKKLKNDMTMQLAMTFRDTRSIQRKFDGENIPIAGNINFQLRPTVNYMVNNRLSVQFYFDRTFNDPLVSNSFYRANTAGGVQLKFNLAE; encoded by the coding sequence TTGTCATCAACGATTTACTCTTATCTTTTCAAGGTACTAAGCATTTCGGCCGGAGCGGTATTTCTCGTAAACGTTTCGGGCGGCAAGGGGGAACCGTATTCGGAGCAGGCAGAAGAATGGGCCATTATCGCCGATACGCTTAGGGAGGATACCACCAAAAAGAACATCGACAGATCGGGCTCGCAGCTCATCATGCGATGGAAGGACTACTATTCCAACCGGATTTCCGAACCCAGGCCGCGCTCACCATTCTACCTGCGCGAGCCGAACAATATCTCTACCAACATTATACTCGACAGTACCGGAAAAATTTCGGTAACCGAGAAAATTCAGACGCCTGGCGCTCCGGCACCAGGAGGAGCGAATGATGCTGGCGTGGCGACACCAGGTGCACCGGCGCCCGGCGGCCCGGCGCCTGGCATCTCAATGCCCGGCGGCGCATTGAACTACCGCCTGCCTGAGCGGATGGACCTTGCCACCTACGACAAGATCCAGGAAGAACGCGCATTTAAAAGCCTCCTGCGGGAATACGCGGGCAGGCAGGACGGCAACAGCGCCATGGGCGCGCGCGGCCTGCTGCCCAAGCTCGACCTTCCGCCCGGCCTCACCAAACTGCTGGGCGACGATTTTATCAATTTTAAACCCACAGGATTTGTAGCGCTGGACCTGGGGCTCATGCACCAGTTCCTCGATAATCCGGCCATCCCGATCCGTCAGCGCCGCAACACGCAATTCATATTCAACGAGCAGATCAATATCAATTTCGACGCAAAACTGGGAGATCAGCTCGGTTTTCAGACGAACTTTGACACGAAGGCGAACTTCAACTTCGAGAATGCGATCAAGCTGAATTATAAGAATCCCGAAGAAAGTTTTATCCGTAAAATCGAAGCGGGTAATATCAACTGGGCCATTAACAGCCAGCTCATTCCGGGCGTGCAGAACTTGTTCGGTTTGAAAACCGACTTGCAGTTCGGCCGTTTGAGCGCCACGTTCGTCGCTTCGCAACAGAAATCGAGCAAGGAGCGGATCACGCTGAGAGGCGGTGCGCAAAGCCGGGACTTCGAATTGCGGGCCGATACTTACGACGAAAACCGCAACTTTTTCCTCTCGCAATATTTCAGGAACATTTACGAAAGTTCCCTGCAAAACACGCCCACCATCACCTCAGGTGTGACGGTAACGCGCCTCGAAGTGTACGTAACCAACCGGACCACCACCACCGAGTCGCTTCGGAATGTAGTCGGTTTTGCCGATCTCGGCGAGCCCGCACCCTACCGCGCCGGCAACCCGAACGTGCAGCCCGTCCGCTCCACGTCACCAGCGAGCAACGACGCCAACGGTCTGTATAAAACTTTAACCGGCAACAATGCATTCCGGCAGGTAGATAATGCCAACACCGCCATTACAGGCCTGGGTTTGGAAAAAACCACCGATTATGAGTTGCTCCGCGGAGCCAAACGCCTTATCGTGGACCGTGACTTTACATTCCATCCACAGCTGGGGTACATTTCACTTACCAATGCGCTCCGGAACGACGAGGTGCTTGCGGTTTCCTATGAATATACGCTCAATGGGCGCGCATTCAAGGTGGGTGAACTTACAGAGGATTATCAGGCGAGAAAAGACAACGAGGTAATTGCCCTGAAACTCCTTAAATCATCGACCATCCGCAACAATACCAAGCTGCCGATGTGGGATTTGATGATGAAAAACATTTATACGCTCGGTACCAGCCAGATCGACAAGCAAGGGTTCCAGTTGCGAGTAATTTATAAGGACGACCAGACCGGTATCGATAACCCGAACTTGCAGGAAAGCAGCATTGCCAACATTCCGCTCGTGCGCCTGGCCGGCCTCGATCGCCTGAACCCCGTTAACGACATCCAGCCCGACGGTAACTTCGACTTCGTGGAAGGCATTACGATCGACAGCAAAACGGGCCGCATTATCTTCCCCGTACTCGAACCGTTCGGCAGCAACCTTTCCCGGAAATTTGGTCCCGGCGAGGACGTTTACCGTAACAAATATGTGTTCAATGAGCTGTATCGCACGACGATGATCGACGCGCAGCAGGTCTCGGAACGCAACAAGTTTTTTATCAAAGGCTCCTACCAATCGAGCGGCGGTGCGGAGGTGCAGCTGCCGTTCGGGGTGCTCGAAACTTCGGTAACCGTCACGTCCGGCGGGGTGCCGCTTTCGCCGGGCTCGGATTATATCGTGGAGGCGCAGATCGGCCGCGTGCGGATTCTGAACACGAGCGTGCTGAACTCGGGACGTGAAATCGTGATCGAATATGAGCGGCCGGATATGTTCCAGAACCAGATCAGAACGCTCGTCGGAACGCGGCTCGATTATGTAGCCAACCGTAACCTGAGTGTCGGTTTGACGGCCATCAAATACAAAGAGCGTACTGCGGGCTTCCTTTCCCGGGTGTCCATCGGTAATGAGCCGGTCAACAACACCATGCTCGGATTTGACGTGAATTTCCGCAAGGACGCACCATTCCTGACCAAATGGCTGGATGCATTGCCATTGATCCAGACGAAAGAAATGTCGACCATTCAGTTCAAAGGTGAATTTGCCAAATTGCTCCCGGGCGTTTCGAAGGACGTGAACAACCGCTCACTGGTGGATGACTTTGAAGCGGCGCGTACCATTTACGACCTTTCGCGCCAGCCGCAGAAATGGCGCCTCGCAGCGGTGCCAACTAAATTCAGGGATGGTTATGACGGTAAAAACCTGAATTACGGCTACAAACGTGCTAAAATCTCCGCTTATACGGTCGATAACATCTTCGGCGGCGCGCAAGGACTGGGAGGAGGCTATCAGCCACCGGCCAACTTCAACGAGAAAGATCGCGAAAACTATTACGAACGCCTTTATCTGCCCACCGACATTTTCCCGAAACGGCCTATCGCAGGGTTGGTGACATATCCGCAGCAAATCCTCGACATCGCGTACTTCCCGAATGAACGGGGGATGTACAACTACAATACCGATCTCGACCAGAATGGCCGGATGAAGAATCCGAGAAACAATTTCGGGGCACTTAGCCGCGCGATCACTTCGGATAACGACTTTGATAATGCCAACATCGAGAGCATTGAATTCTGGGTGTTGGATCCATTTATCAACGACGATAACGGTAAGGTACGCGACGGTTTCTCTAATGTGCCCAACACAACCGGAGGAAAGCTGGTGTTCAACCTGGGTGATATTTCCGAAGATGTGATCCCTGACGAACGTTACAACTTCGAGAACGGCCTTCCGCTTGTGCCGAAGCAGGTGGGCGTCAATGTAGATTCAACCGCGTGGGGTTATGCTACCAAAGCGCAATACCTCATCAACGCATTCAGTAATGAGGACGGAGCCAGAGAAAAGCAGGACGTGGGTCTCGATGGTTTGACCAACGAAGAAGAGCGCGCATTCTTCAAAAGCTTTATCGACCGTCTGCCCGCCAACCTTACCGCCGAAGCACGCGCCAAGATCCTGGCCGACCCTTCCGGTGACGACTTCCAGTTCTTCCTCGGCGCGGACCTCGACAGCGCGGACCTGAAAGTACTGGAGCGCTACAAAAACTACATCGGGATGGAGAACAACTCTCCCGAAAGCCAGGGAAGATCGGTGGACGTAACGCCGGCTTCGACTAACATTCCCGACGGCGAGGATATGAACGTCGACAATACCATTAACGACAACGAATCTTACTACGAATACGAAATTGACCTGAAGCCCGGCCAGCTGGAAGTAGGGAAGGGATATATTGTTGATAAAACGGTTAACACGAAAGACAACCAGAATTGGTACCTCTTCCGCGTCCCTATCAAGGAATTTACGGGTGTGGTGGGTAATATGAATGGATTTAAATCAATCCGTTTCATGCGCATGTACCTGACCGACTTCCAGCAGCCGGTGGTGCTGCGTTTCGCGCAATTGCAAATGGTGGGTCAGCAATACCGGAAATATACCTATAACCTCGACTCTCCCGGTTTGCAGGAAGTTCCTGAACCTTACGACGCCAAGTTTACTGTCGGAACGGTGAGTATTGAAGAAAACAGCCAGGCCAATAACAGTGCGAACAAATACGTGTACGACATGCCCCCGGGCTGGATACGCGACCTGGACAATACCCAGCGCCCGCCATTGCAGCTGAACGAGCAGTCGATGAGCCTTTGTGTGACCGAACTTCGCGATGGTGATTCGCGCGCGGTTTTCAAAAATGTGAACCTCGACCTATTGTTCCGCAAGCGCCTCCGCATGTATGTACACATGCAAAACGAGCAGAGCGAGGACAACATGGTGGGTACATTCATGCGCATTGGAACTGACCTTACCCAAAACTATTACGAGATCGACTTGTCGGCTTTGAAGGCTACCCGCCCTAACCAGAGCGCAAGGGAGGAAATATGGCCGGAAGGCAACGAGATCAACATCGCGCTGTCGGACCTGATCAATGCGAAGGCGCAGCGTAACCAGCAGATCGACAAAAACCTGAGCGTGCCGTACACCATTACCACAGCCGACGGACGATACAAACTGACCGTGGTGGGTAACCCCGACCTGAGTGCCGTAAAAGTGATGATGATCGGTGTACGCAACCCGAAGTCGGTGGATGAGCGTGCGAAGTCGTTTTGTATCTGGGTAGATGAAATGCACGTGGAAGGTTTTGACGATACGGGCGGTATGGCGGCGATTGCGCAGCTGAATGCCAAGCTGGCCGACTTCGCGACATTGACCGCCTCGGGGCGCATCGAGACATTCGGCTTCGGAACGGTGCAGCAGCGCATCGGCGAACGTTCGCGTAACTTCACATCCGAATATGGTTTCTCTTCCAACATTGCATTGGATAAGCTGCTTCCGGCGAACTGGGGCTTCCAGATACCATTGTTTGTGAGCTATGACAGGCGGAATGTGAAGCCGCATTTCGACCCGCTTGACCCGGATACGCCGCTGAGCACGTCGCTGGACAACCTCCGATCGGACGAGGAGCGGAACGGTTACCGGCGCATGGTGGAGGAAAATGCAGTGAAACGAGGATTTAACTTCTCCAACGTCCGGAAAGTCAAAACGAAGCCCGGCGCCAAAAATCATTTCTACGATTTTGAGAACTTCGCATTCACCTACGCATTCAGCGACGACAAGCGCCGGAACATCCTGACGCAGGAATACAACCAGCGGGCTTACAAGGCAGGCATTGCCTACATGTACGCCAGCCAGCCGAAGGCGATCGAGCCATTCAAGAAGTGGAAGGCGACAGGCCGCTGGGCGGAGTTTATCAAGGAATTCAATGTGACGCTGCTGCCGAACATGGTATCGCTGCGAACGGATGTGGACCGCCGCTTCCTGAAAACACAGCTCCGCAACGCCGACCTCACGACCGACGGCATGCAGCCATTGTACGAAAAGTATTTCTGGTTTAATCGCTACTACGATTTCGGCTGGAACCTGACGCGCAACATGACTTTGACCTACGCGGCATCGGCCAACTCGATCATCGACGAGCCGGAAGGCGATATTGATACGGGAGAGAAAAAGGATTCGCTCTGGACTAACTTCAAAAAGCTGGGCCGTATCAAGAATTTTGACCAAAAAATTGACCTGACTTACCGCCTGCCGCTTGACAAAATTCCGGTGCTCGACTGGATGTCGGCCGATTATAAACATTCGATCGGCTATCAGTACCAGGCCAATGCGTTGAACCTGAAAGATACTACAGGTCTGCCATTTGGCGATATTATCCGCAACAGCCGCGAGCGGGGCGTTACGGGCAAGGTGGATTTTGTATTGCTTTATAACAAACTCCGCTACCTGAAATTCGCGAACACGCCATCCGTGGCAAGAAAGAATTTTGCCCGTAGCCCGGGTGATATCGAGGACATTGATATGCGCACTACCGACGTTGTCAAAGCGCTGACGAGGGCATTAATGACGGTTCGCGGGATTAATTTCAGCTATTCGGTTTTGGAAACGACGGCACTGCCGGGCTATCTGAGAGCGCCTAAATACTTCGGTCTGGACAATGCGAATGCGCCCGGATTGGGCTTTGTGCTGGGCCAGCAGGACAGGAATTTCCAGGTGAAAGCGGCGGAAAAGGGCTGGATCACCAAGAGTCAGCAGCAGAATATGCCGTTCCAGCAAACCATCGCGAAGAACTTCTCGGCCAATACCACATTGGAGCCATTCAAGGATTTCAGGCTGATCATCGAGGCGCGGCTTACGCGGCAGGATGCTTACCAGGAATTCTACCGGCCCGATTCTAGCGGAAATTTCATATCCCAAAGCCCGCTGCGGAATGGCCAGTTCAGCATGTCGTTCATGTCATTCCGGACGGCATTTGCTAAAATGCGCCGCGATAATTCCTCGCCTGTGTTTGACAAATTCCGCGCATACCGCGCCATCCTCCGCGACCGCCTGAATGCGGAGAACAACAGTGGCGGGGAGTATAATGAAACATCGCAGGACGTACTCATTTCATCCTTCTTTGCGGCCTACACCGGCAAGGATCCGAACACGGTACGTACCAACCCGTTCCTGAAATTCCCGATGCCGAACTGGGACCTGAGCTATTCGGGACTTTCGCAGCTGCCGGCATTCAAGCGCTTTTTCAGCTCGTTTACATTGCGGCACAAGTATATGTCCAATTATAGTGTAGGTAACTTTACTTCGTCGCTGGATTATGAGGCGTTGTATGTGAACCTGGCCGTAACCGGCTATCCATTATCGTCGCGCTTGAATGATTTGGGCCAGTACATTCCGGTGTTTGCGATGAGCACCATTACACTTTCGGAGAAATTCCAGCCGCTCGTGGGCGTGGAGGTGCGCACGCAGAGCCGTGTGACCGCACGTTTAGAGTACAATCGCGACCGTACGATCGCATTGAACCTATCGAACTCCCAACTAGCCGAGCTCTTCAATCAGGACATTACGGTGAATATTGGTTTTACCAAAAACAATGTCCCGCTGCCGTTCAAGATCAATGGCGTGAAGAAGAAACTGAAAAACGACATGACGATGCAGCTCGCGATGACGTTCCGCGATACCCGCTCGATCCAGCGGAAGTTCGACGGCGAGAACATCCCTATCGCCGGTAACATCAACTTCCAGCTGCGCCCGACGGTGAATTATATGGTCAACAACCGGTTGAGCGTCCAATTCTATTTCGACCGCACGTTCAACGACCCGCTGGTTTCGAACTCGTTCTACCGTGCCAATACGGCTGGCGGCGTGCAGCTGAAATTCAATTTGGCGGAATAG
- a CDS encoding dihydroorotase: protein MKLLVSSVRVIDKKSPFNGQVKDILIEGGRIQQIGDGLDAGDAQVIDGTGLHVSAGWVDMRVQGRDPGFEHKEDLRSVREAAAHGGFTEIVLLPNTQPVVDTKDTLNYIRHSGFGGLVTLHPAAAVTKKADGVDFTEMMDLHQAGAIAFTDGENPVQNADLLLKTILYLRPLNALLINRPEDRELTLYGQMHEGVTSTLVGMKGMPALAEEMMLIRDLKLLEYALEKNTYDTSAPVLHVSLLSTVRGVELIREAKAKGLPVSADIAAHQLAFEDKDLISFDTNLKVNPPFRSAQDNAALRQGLADGTIDAIVSDHNPHDEESKNLEFDHADFGITGLETAFALSVMHSGLALEEVIEKLTAQPRHILRLPEVSIAEGTAANLTFFDPNAEWVFGKTYSKSKNTPFLGQTLRGKVRGVINNGKQEWFQ from the coding sequence ATGAAATTGTTAGTTAGCTCGGTTCGGGTAATTGATAAAAAATCGCCCTTCAATGGTCAGGTGAAAGATATCCTGATCGAAGGCGGGCGCATTCAGCAAATTGGCGATGGCCTCGACGCAGGCGATGCGCAGGTGATCGACGGCACGGGCCTGCACGTATCCGCAGGCTGGGTGGACATGCGCGTACAAGGCCGCGACCCCGGTTTCGAGCATAAGGAAGACTTGCGCTCGGTACGCGAAGCGGCGGCGCACGGCGGGTTTACGGAAATTGTCCTGTTGCCGAATACGCAGCCGGTAGTTGATACGAAAGACACGCTGAATTACATTCGGCACAGCGGCTTCGGCGGGCTGGTGACACTGCACCCGGCCGCGGCGGTAACCAAGAAAGCCGACGGCGTGGACTTCACCGAAATGATGGACCTGCACCAGGCAGGCGCCATTGCATTTACAGATGGTGAAAACCCGGTGCAGAATGCGGACTTGCTTTTAAAAACCATTCTATACCTCCGCCCGCTGAATGCATTGCTCATCAACCGCCCGGAGGACCGTGAGCTCACGCTGTACGGGCAAATGCACGAAGGCGTCACCAGCACGCTCGTAGGCATGAAGGGAATGCCAGCATTGGCAGAAGAAATGATGCTCATCCGCGATTTGAAGTTGCTGGAATATGCATTGGAAAAAAACACCTACGACACTTCGGCACCAGTACTCCACGTTTCGCTGCTATCCACTGTGCGGGGTGTGGAACTGATCCGCGAAGCAAAAGCGAAAGGCCTGCCCGTTTCGGCCGACATTGCCGCGCACCAGCTCGCATTCGAAGACAAAGACCTCATTAGCTTCGATACCAACCTGAAAGTAAACCCGCCATTCCGCTCAGCGCAAGACAATGCGGCATTGCGGCAAGGTTTGGCGGACGGTACCATCGACGCTATCGTTTCCGACCATAACCCACACGACGAGGAAAGCAAAAACCTCGAATTCGACCATGCAGATTTTGGCATAACCGGTCTCGAAACGGCATTTGCATTGTCGGTCATGCATTCAGGGCTCGCATTGGAAGAGGTGATTGAAAAACTCACGGCACAGCCGCGCCACATCCTGCGCCTGCCGGAAGTAAGCATTGCAGAGGGCACGGCAGCGAACCTGACGTTCTTTGATCCGAATGCGGAGTGGGTGTTTGGAAAAACGTATTCCAAATCCAAAAATACGCCGTTCCTGGGCCAGACGCTGAGAGGGAAGGTAAGAGGGGTGATTAACAATGGTAAACAGGAGTGGTTTCAATGA
- the gcvH gene encoding glycine cleavage system protein GcvH, which yields MNFPSELKYTEDHEWIRIEGDTAIIGITDHAQNELGDIVYVDINTIGEALGKGEVFGSVEAVKTVSDLFIPVAGTVLEVNPELDGEPELVNTDPYGRGWMVKISLANPGDEDGLLSAEDYQKFIGA from the coding sequence ATGAATTTTCCATCAGAACTGAAATACACAGAAGATCACGAATGGATTCGTATTGAAGGAGATACGGCAATTATCGGAATCACCGACCATGCTCAGAACGAATTAGGTGACATTGTGTATGTGGACATTAACACGATTGGCGAAGCACTCGGCAAAGGTGAGGTTTTCGGATCGGTGGAAGCGGTGAAAACGGTTTCAGATCTTTTTATTCCCGTAGCAGGAACAGTACTCGAAGTGAACCCTGAACTGGACGGTGAACCCGAGCTCGTAAACACAGATCCTTACGGCCGCGGCTGGATGGTGAAAATCAGCCTGGCTAACCCCGGCGATGAAGACGGATTGCTGTCTGCCGAGGATTACCAGAAATTTATAGGTGCCTGA
- a CDS encoding DUF4199 domain-containing protein yields MNSIIAYFNKPILKYSLLFGLVLGILVFAFFLGLYAMDIVPLGNNKVLDIGIHIILIAGACWYYRKKVGNGFLHLWEALTIGYVVNTIGALIAGWLIYFFVTYIDPSVFAGYIAQMKDLMMQGKAELVKNIGEAEFQKMYNGVGEMKTSEIITDEVGKKTVMAIIPILVISLILRKQDYSILQNNKS; encoded by the coding sequence ATGAATTCGATTATCGCATATTTTAATAAACCGATTTTAAAGTACTCGCTGCTGTTCGGGTTGGTGCTGGGCATATTGGTGTTTGCGTTCTTCCTGGGCTTGTATGCGATGGACATTGTGCCGCTGGGCAACAACAAGGTGCTCGACATCGGCATCCACATTATCCTCATCGCCGGCGCGTGCTGGTACTACCGCAAGAAAGTCGGGAACGGCTTTTTGCATTTGTGGGAAGCTTTAACCATCGGTTACGTTGTAAATACCATTGGTGCATTGATTGCCGGCTGGCTGATCTATTTTTTTGTAACTTACATTGACCCTTCTGTTTTCGCAGGATACATTGCCCAGATGAAGGACCTGATGATGCAGGGTAAAGCCGAGCTCGTCAAGAACATCGGGGAGGCCGAATTTCAGAAAATGTACAATGGCGTTGGGGAAATGAAGACCTCGGAGATCATCACCGACGAAGTAGGGAAGAAAACAGTCATGGCGATCATCCCGATCCTGGTGATTTCATTGATTTTGAGAAAACAGGATTACAGTATCCTTCAAAACAACAAATCTTAA
- the ruvA gene encoding Holliday junction branch migration protein RuvA, whose amino-acid sequence MIAYVNGIVTYKDPAYAIIDVNGVGYEVRISLQTYTSLPDIGARCKLVTFLNIREDAHVLYGFWGNDEKKLFLDLTSISGIGPSTALVMLSSLSSSEIRQGIIDEDLRLIQSIKGIGSKTAQRVILELRDKIRKEELVSTGPRSVEASSNTLRSEALAALVTLGIPKATAEKSLDAIIKREGPSISVENLIKLALR is encoded by the coding sequence CTTATAAAGACCCAGCGTACGCTATTATCGATGTCAACGGGGTGGGTTACGAGGTCAGGATTTCATTGCAGACCTACACTTCTCTCCCCGACATTGGTGCCCGGTGCAAGCTGGTAACGTTTCTCAATATACGGGAAGATGCCCACGTCCTTTACGGGTTTTGGGGGAATGATGAAAAGAAGCTGTTCCTGGATCTGACAAGTATTTCAGGAATCGGGCCGTCTACCGCGCTCGTAATGCTTTCGTCGCTCTCCTCCTCCGAAATCCGGCAGGGAATTATCGATGAAGACCTGCGCCTGATCCAGTCGATCAAAGGCATAGGGTCCAAGACTGCTCAACGCGTAATCCTCGAACTAAGAGACAAAATTCGAAAGGAAGAGCTCGTTTCAACAGGCCCCAGGTCTGTGGAAGCGTCGTCTAACACTCTGCGGAGTGAAGCGTTGGCTGCGCTCGTTACTTTGGGTATTCCCAAGGCTACGGCGGAGAAAAGTCTGGATGCCATCATCAAGCGTGAGGGCCCGTCTATTAGCGTTGAAAATCTAATCAAACTGGCGTTACGATAA